One window of the Delphinus delphis chromosome 20, mDelDel1.2, whole genome shotgun sequence genome contains the following:
- the CBLN1 gene encoding cerebellin-1, protein MLGVVELLLLGAAWLAGPARGQNETEPIVLEGKCLVVCDSNPTSDPTGTALGISVRSGSAKVAFSAIRSTNHEPSEMSNRTMIIYFDQVLVNIGNNFDSERSTFIAPRKGIYSFNFHVVKVYNRQTIQVSLMLNGWPVISAFAGDQDVTREAASNGVLIQMEKGDRAYLKLERGNLMGGWKYSTFSGFLVFPL, encoded by the exons ATGCTGGGCGTCGtggagctgctgctgctgggggcaGCATGGCTGGCGGGCCCGGCCCGCGGGCAGAATGAGACGGAGCCCATCGTGCTGGAGGGCAAGTGCCTGGTGGTTTGCGACTCCAACCCTACGTCCGATCCCACGGGCACAGCTCTGGGCATCTCTGTGCGCTCCGGCAGCGCTAAGGTGGCTTTCTCTGCCATCAGAAGCACCAACCACGAGCCGTCCGAGATGAGTAATCGCACCATGATCATCTACTTCGACCAG GTACTAGTGAACATCGGGAACAACTTTGATTCAGAACGCAGCACTTTCATCGCCCCGCGCAAAGGGATCTACAGTTTTAACTTCCACGTGGTAAAAGTCTACAACAGACAGACCATCCAG GTGAGCCTCATGTTAAACGGGTGGCCGGTGATTTCAGCCTTCGCTGGTGACCAGGACGTGACCCGGGAAGCCGCCAGCAACGGAGTTCTAATCCAGATGGAGAAAGGCGACCGAGCATACCTCAAGCTGGAGCGGGGAAACTTGATGGGGGGCTGGAAGTACTCGACCTTCTCGGGATTCCTCGTATTTCCCCTCTGA